The nucleotide window CGGAAGCGACGCACCGCCCAGCGGGCGATGAGTCCGGCGGCCAGGGCGTAGAGGGTGAACGAGAGGATGTAGCCAGCGCTGGGCCCGGCGAGCACACCGATGCCGCCGTTCATGCCGGAGAAGATCGGCAGGCCGAGCAGCCCGAGGACGACGTAGAGCAGCGTCGCCGCAGCACCCCGCCACGGCCCCAGCACCATTCCGCACAGTGCGATCGCGAAGGTCTGCAGCGTGATCGGCACACCCGCGGGTCCGACCGGGACAGGAGGCATCATGGCGAAGGCCGCGAGCAGGGCGGCGAAGACCGCGATGAGCGCGATATCGCCGGCACGACCGGCGGAGCGGGGACGAGTGATACCCGCCGAGGCGGTGCTGTGGGCCTGAGACATGAGTGCTCCGTTGTTCGTCTTCTCCCCGGACGGCAGCGGATCTGCCGCCGGATGCACCCGAGGCGGCCCCGGGTCCCCACCACTGTAACTGAACAGTGTTCAGGAGTGGAATTCGGGGGTCCCGGTGGCCGCCTCGGTGCCGGTTGAGCGAATGCCGGTTCCCCGCAGGGTTTACGCATTCCTCAGCAGACGATCACTCCCATTCGATGGTGCCCGGGGGCTTCGAGGTGACGTCGAGGACGACGCGGTTGATGTCGTCGACCTCGTTGGTGATGCGGTTGGAGATCACGGAGAGCACATCGTAGGGGATGCGCGTCCAGTCGGCGGTCATCGCGTCCTCGCTCGAGACCGGGCGCAGCACGACGGGGTGGCCGTAGGTGCGGCCGTCGCCCTGGACGCCGACGGAGCGGACATCGGCCAGCAGGACGACCGGGCACTGCCAGATCTCCCCGTCGAGGCCGGCCTTCGTCAGCTCCTCGCGGGCGATGGCATCGGCCTTGCGCAGGATGGCCAGGCGCTCCTCGGTGACCTCGCCGATGATGCGGATGCCCAGGCCGGGCCCCGGGAAGGGCTGGCGGGAGACGATGACCTCTGGCACGCCGAGTTCGCGGCCGATGGCCCTGACCTCGTCCTTGAACAGGGCGCGCAGGGGTTCGATGAGTTGGAACTGGATGTCATCAGGCAGTCCGCCGACATTGTGGTGGCTCTTGATGTTCGCCGTTCCCGATCCCCCGCCGGATTCGACGACATCGGGGTAGAGGGTGCCCTGGACGAGGAAGGCGATCTCCTCGCCCTCACCTTCCTGGGCTTCGAGAACGAGGTCAGAAGCAGCCGTCTCGAAGGTGCGAATGAACTCGCGGCCGATGATC belongs to Brevibacterium spongiae and includes:
- a CDS encoding biotin transporter BioY; this translates as MSQAHSTASAGITRPRSAGRAGDIALIAVFAALLAAFAMMPPVPVGPAGVPITLQTFAIALCGMVLGPWRGAAATLLYVVLGLLGLPIFSGMNGGIGVLAGPSAGYILSFTLYALAAGLIARWAVRRFRGAKLGVALFLGGFAASLLLNHPLGILGMSINADLPLGVAAVADLAYWPGDIIKNILAASVAVLIHRAFPDVLRRRGVSVDSVAGANTAAEANSVAGTNTAGPAGPHGNGATASATDQEPGVK